One genomic segment of Pseudomonas chlororaphis subsp. aurantiaca includes these proteins:
- a CDS encoding HigA family addiction module antitoxin, translating to MRPVHPGEILREEFLLPMDLTPTALARMLHVSPPTVNEIVREKRGITADVALRLAACLNTSAQFWTNLQSAYDLRRAEIDHGADILRQVERAPEPA from the coding sequence ATGCGCCCTGTACATCCGGGCGAAATTCTCAGGGAAGAATTTCTTCTCCCAATGGATTTAACGCCGACGGCTCTTGCGAGAATGCTTCACGTATCCCCGCCAACGGTGAATGAAATTGTTCGTGAGAAACGCGGCATTACTGCTGACGTTGCGCTGCGTTTGGCTGCTTGCTTGAATACCAGCGCACAATTTTGGACGAATCTTCAGTCTGCGTATGATCTTCGTCGAGCCGAAATTGACCATGGCGCGGATATTCTAAGGCAAGTTGAACGAGCCCCAGAGCCAGCTTAG
- a CDS encoding type II toxin-antitoxin system RelE/ParE family toxin → MIISFRCGDTETLFTTGSSRKWRAILPVAQRKLTMLDQAIALQDLRSPPGNRLEALQGNRQGQYSIRINDQYRICFTWDAQGPENVEIVDYH, encoded by the coding sequence ATGATTATCAGTTTTCGCTGTGGCGACACCGAGACCCTGTTCACCACCGGATCCTCCCGAAAATGGAGGGCTATCCTGCCTGTGGCACAACGGAAGCTGACCATGCTAGACCAGGCGATCGCATTACAGGACTTGCGTTCGCCGCCCGGCAATCGGCTGGAAGCACTACAAGGGAACCGACAAGGCCAATACAGCATCCGAATCAATGATCAATATCGTATCTGCTTCACCTGGGATGCTCAGGGGCCAGAAAACGTTGAAATTGTAGACTACCACTGA
- a CDS encoding tail assembly protein, protein MLATAAHYQPMTTIKLSGSLATKFGRVHRRLLDSGQAWEAFKALKSTLEGFKEEIQRLDRLGMRFAVFRNRKNVGEEEFGMGGATEIRIVPVIHGSKRGGLIQTIVGAVLIVAGTFLSATPFGAPLIGAGIGLVAGGVIQMLSPQASGLKQSASPENLPSYAFGSAKNTTASGNPVPICIGERRWGGMIISASIYAEDKT, encoded by the coding sequence ATGCTGGCAACTGCTGCTCATTATCAGCCGATGACTACGATTAAGTTGTCTGGATCACTCGCCACAAAGTTTGGTCGGGTTCATCGGCGCTTGCTCGACTCCGGGCAGGCCTGGGAGGCATTCAAAGCGCTGAAATCCACGCTGGAGGGGTTCAAGGAAGAAATTCAGCGCCTTGATCGCCTGGGTATGCGCTTTGCAGTGTTTCGCAACCGAAAGAACGTTGGCGAGGAAGAGTTTGGGATGGGCGGTGCTACTGAAATTCGAATCGTGCCGGTCATTCATGGAAGCAAGAGGGGCGGGCTCATTCAGACCATTGTCGGTGCAGTTTTGATTGTGGCCGGTACGTTTCTTTCAGCCACGCCGTTCGGTGCCCCTCTGATCGGCGCCGGTATTGGTCTGGTCGCCGGTGGCGTGATCCAAATGCTCAGCCCCCAGGCCTCTGGCCTCAAGCAGAGCGCATCCCCCGAAAACCTACCTTCGTATGCCTTCGGCAGCGCCAAGAACACCACCGCCAGCGGCAACCCTGTCCCGATCTGCATCGGTGAACGTCGGTGGGGCGGGATGATCATTTCTGCATCGATCTACGCCGAAGACAAAACGTAA
- a CDS encoding host specificity protein J codes for MGAAAQIEIRGEKGGSSKPKSPTEANDSLRSTNLAKMLIAVGEGEFDSVPTDYDIYLDNTPIKDASGNINFPNVKWDWRSGSVDQSYIPGIPSVENETTLNIELRSDTPWVRSITNTQLSAARIRFAWPALQRQDDEGNVGGYRIEYAIDVATDGGAYQQVLLEAVDGKTTTRYERSRRVDLPPATSGWLIRVRRLTPNQNSNKVADTMLIAGLTEVIDAKLRYPNTALLYIEFDAEQFTNIPAVTVKCKARKWQVPSNYDPVARTYTGTWDGTMKQAWTNNPAWITYGVCTEDRFGLGKRIKPWMVDKWELYRISQYCDQNVPNGLGGQEPRFLCDMNLQGKADAWSLLRDIAGIYRGMTYWAQGQLVMQADMPRAQDYDYVFTRANVVDGKFSYGSASAKTRYTRALVSYDNPANNYDTDVIPFADLELQRRFGDKPTELTAIGCTRASEAQRRGKWVILSNNQDRTISFKTGMEGVIPLPGHIIPVADSLLAGRAVGGRISASAGRVVTLDRDTQAKAGDRLIINLPGGRAEGRTVQSVAGRAVTVTTAYSEPPSPQLQWALDADDLAIPLYRVLSTKRTTEGDFEISALQYEPGKFAFIDTGARLEERPISVIPITVVPPPASVTLTSNYAVDQGIAVSTMNISWPAVNGAVAYDVEWRKDNGNWIKLQRTGATSVDVTGIYAGAYLARVRAVSAFDISSIWKASNLTQLNGKEGLPPSVSFLTTTSELFGIGIKWGFPAGAEDTQRTEIWYGPANDLGAATKLADLAYPQADYRMQSLLAGATFFFWARLVDRTGNIGPFYPVVNGVMGQASSEAGPILDMLAGKISRTELGQDLISEIDGLQDQIDALDNILLYDAEKTYIKDDIVQQGQRLYQALQAVPLNTPPPNPTYWLDVGQSIETANGLAQQVATNTADITELDGVVTAQANSTNTLRASWREDDGAGDLADAMKGWDNTAAIVTEEKVRASAIEAEATRTTQLQATVGANTSAIQETSSALANTNGQLSTIWSVKMETTTGGQKYAASFGLGLQVDPSGVSSQFVVRADTFMLLNLANGTPVSPFAVTGGQTFINSAFIQDGTITNAKIGNYIQSNNYVAGSTGWRLWFDGTFEINSALGAGARQVINNNGGKVFDENGVKRYQWGNLAA; via the coding sequence ATGGGCGCAGCAGCACAGATCGAGATCCGCGGGGAAAAGGGCGGCAGCAGCAAGCCGAAGTCGCCGACCGAAGCCAACGACAGCCTGCGCTCGACCAACTTGGCCAAGATGCTTATCGCTGTGGGCGAGGGCGAATTCGATAGCGTCCCGACCGACTACGACATTTACCTGGACAACACGCCGATCAAGGACGCGAGCGGGAACATCAACTTCCCGAACGTGAAATGGGACTGGCGCTCGGGCTCTGTCGATCAGTCGTATATTCCGGGTATCCCCTCGGTTGAAAACGAGACCACGTTGAACATCGAGCTGCGCAGCGATACCCCGTGGGTGCGCTCGATCACCAACACCCAGCTGTCGGCCGCGCGCATCAGGTTCGCCTGGCCGGCCCTTCAGCGTCAGGACGACGAAGGGAACGTTGGTGGCTATCGCATCGAATACGCGATTGACGTGGCCACCGATGGTGGCGCCTATCAGCAGGTTCTGCTCGAGGCCGTGGACGGCAAGACCACCACTCGCTATGAGCGGTCCCGCCGCGTCGATCTGCCGCCTGCCACCAGCGGCTGGCTGATTCGCGTGCGCCGGCTGACGCCCAACCAGAACAGCAACAAGGTCGCCGACACCATGCTGATCGCCGGCCTGACCGAGGTGATCGACGCCAAGCTGCGGTACCCGAACACCGCGCTGCTGTATATCGAGTTCGACGCCGAGCAGTTCACCAACATCCCGGCCGTCACCGTGAAGTGCAAGGCGCGCAAGTGGCAGGTGCCGAGCAACTACGATCCCGTGGCCCGCACCTACACCGGTACCTGGGACGGCACCATGAAGCAGGCCTGGACCAATAACCCGGCCTGGATCACCTACGGGGTTTGCACTGAGGACCGCTTCGGTCTGGGCAAGCGCATCAAGCCCTGGATGGTCGACAAGTGGGAGCTGTACCGGATCTCGCAGTACTGCGACCAGAACGTGCCGAACGGCCTCGGCGGCCAGGAGCCGCGCTTCCTCTGCGACATGAACCTGCAGGGCAAGGCCGATGCCTGGTCGCTGCTGCGCGATATCGCCGGCATCTACCGGGGCATGACCTATTGGGCCCAGGGTCAGCTGGTGATGCAGGCCGACATGCCGCGCGCCCAGGACTATGACTATGTCTTCACCCGGGCCAACGTCGTCGATGGGAAGTTCTCCTACGGCAGCGCCTCGGCAAAGACCCGGTACACCCGGGCCCTGGTCAGCTACGACAACCCGGCGAACAACTACGACACCGACGTCATTCCGTTCGCGGACCTGGAGCTGCAGCGCCGCTTTGGCGACAAGCCCACGGAACTGACGGCCATTGGCTGCACCCGTGCCTCGGAGGCACAGCGCCGCGGTAAGTGGGTGATCCTGAGCAACAACCAGGACCGGACCATCAGCTTCAAGACCGGTATGGAAGGCGTGATTCCGTTGCCTGGGCACATCATCCCGGTGGCTGACTCGCTGCTCGCCGGTAGGGCTGTTGGCGGACGGATCTCGGCGTCTGCTGGCCGCGTGGTAACGCTCGACCGCGATACCCAGGCCAAAGCCGGCGATCGGCTGATTATCAACCTACCAGGTGGGCGCGCCGAAGGCCGGACCGTGCAAAGCGTCGCCGGGCGCGCCGTCACGGTGACTACGGCCTACAGCGAGCCGCCATCGCCGCAGTTGCAGTGGGCGCTCGATGCTGACGACCTGGCGATTCCGCTTTACCGAGTGCTGAGCACCAAGCGCACCACCGAGGGTGACTTCGAGATCAGCGCGCTGCAGTACGAGCCCGGCAAGTTCGCTTTCATCGACACCGGCGCTCGCCTCGAGGAGCGGCCGATCAGCGTGATCCCGATCACTGTCGTACCGCCTCCGGCGAGCGTGACCCTGACCTCGAACTATGCGGTCGACCAGGGCATCGCCGTCAGCACCATGAACATCTCCTGGCCAGCCGTGAACGGCGCTGTGGCCTACGACGTGGAGTGGCGCAAGGACAACGGGAACTGGATCAAGCTGCAGCGCACCGGCGCGACCAGCGTGGACGTGACCGGGATTTATGCCGGCGCCTACCTGGCGCGGGTGCGGGCGGTGAGTGCCTTCGATATCTCGTCGATCTGGAAGGCGTCCAACCTGACCCAGCTCAACGGCAAGGAAGGTCTGCCACCGTCGGTGTCGTTCCTGACTACCACCAGCGAGCTGTTCGGGATCGGCATCAAGTGGGGATTCCCGGCCGGCGCCGAGGACACCCAACGGACCGAGATCTGGTATGGACCTGCGAACGACCTTGGCGCCGCCACGAAGCTTGCCGATCTTGCGTACCCGCAGGCCGACTACCGCATGCAGAGCTTGCTGGCAGGCGCAACCTTCTTCTTCTGGGCGCGCCTGGTGGATCGGACCGGCAATATCGGGCCGTTTTATCCGGTCGTGAACGGGGTAATGGGCCAGGCCAGTTCGGAGGCCGGGCCGATCCTCGACATGCTCGCGGGCAAAATCAGCCGCACGGAACTTGGCCAGGACCTGATCTCGGAAATCGACGGCCTGCAGGACCAGATCGACGCACTGGACAACATCCTGCTGTACGACGCCGAGAAGACGTATATCAAGGACGATATCGTCCAGCAGGGGCAGCGGCTGTATCAGGCCCTGCAGGCGGTGCCGCTCAACACGCCACCGCCGAACCCGACCTACTGGCTCGATGTGGGCCAGTCGATCGAGACGGCCAACGGCCTGGCTCAACAGGTGGCGACCAACACCGCCGACATCACCGAGCTGGACGGGGTGGTAACGGCGCAGGCGAACTCCACCAACACGCTCCGCGCGTCCTGGCGGGAAGATGATGGCGCCGGCGATCTGGCCGATGCCATGAAAGGCTGGGACAACACCGCGGCGATCGTTACCGAGGAGAAGGTCCGAGCTTCTGCGATCGAGGCCGAGGCCACTCGCACCACACAGCTGCAGGCCACGGTGGGTGCGAACACTTCGGCGATCCAGGAAACGTCTTCAGCCCTGGCGAACACCAACGGCCAACTGTCCACCATCTGGTCGGTGAAGATGGAGACCACCACCGGCGGCCAGAAGTACGCGGCCTCGTTTGGCCTGGGCCTGCAGGTCGATCCGTCCGGGGTTTCGTCGCAGTTCGTTGTGCGTGCTGACACTTTCATGCTGCTGAACCTGGCCAACGGCACGCCGGTGTCGCCGTTCGCGGTAACCGGCGGCCAGACATTCATCAACTCGGCGTTCATCCAGGACGGCACGATCACCAACGCCAAGATCGGCAACTACATCCAGTCGAACAACTACGTCGCCGGCAGTACCGGGTGGCGGCTGTGGTTTGACGGGACGTTCGAGATCAACAGCGCCCTGGGCGCCGGCGCGCGCCAGGTCATCAATAACAATGGCGGCAAGGTGTTCGATGAGAACGGCGTGAAGCGCTATCAGTGGGGGAACTTGGCCGCATGA
- a CDS encoding phage tail protein translates to MAWLRAGTVAVTNGSTTVTGTGTGFAANTRVGDAFIGPDGRQYELANVASDTVISITPAYQGATASGASYAIMPVQGYQKGLADQVRDWVNTYGAKMAALGTTGNYDILPLAKGGTGNTTGTATKLAAAAIVGPVSQSGGVPTGAIIESGNGVNGRYTRWADGTQHCWITMNYYTAIDAPQMGVYVSGWITWSFQAPFIARPNVLITARDDTFLFGSSVSGTTAGEVVRFASATPLAAGAKLATLFAVGRWF, encoded by the coding sequence ATGGCTTGGCTTCGAGCAGGGACCGTGGCCGTCACGAACGGCTCAACGACGGTTACCGGAACCGGAACTGGTTTTGCTGCAAACACCCGGGTGGGGGATGCGTTCATCGGCCCTGATGGCCGCCAGTACGAGCTGGCAAACGTCGCAAGCGATACGGTGATCTCGATCACCCCGGCTTACCAGGGCGCCACGGCTTCCGGCGCCTCCTACGCGATCATGCCGGTACAGGGTTACCAGAAAGGCCTGGCCGACCAGGTGCGAGACTGGGTGAACACCTATGGCGCGAAAATGGCTGCGCTGGGCACGACCGGCAACTACGATATTTTGCCCTTGGCCAAGGGGGGCACCGGCAATACCACCGGCACCGCGACAAAGCTGGCCGCTGCCGCCATTGTTGGCCCTGTCTCCCAAAGCGGCGGGGTTCCTACCGGCGCGATCATCGAGTCGGGGAATGGGGTGAACGGTCGGTATACGCGCTGGGCAGATGGGACCCAACATTGCTGGATCACCATGAACTACTACACCGCGATCGATGCCCCGCAGATGGGTGTGTATGTGTCTGGATGGATTACCTGGAGTTTCCAGGCTCCCTTCATCGCCCGGCCGAATGTGCTCATCACTGCTCGCGACGACACGTTCCTTTTCGGCTCGAGCGTAAGTGGGACCACTGCGGGGGAGGTCGTGAGGTTTGCATCGGCAACCCCGCTTGCTGCTGGCGCAAAGCTTGCGACTCTTTTTGCCGTTGGGAGGTGGTTCTGA
- a CDS encoding phage tail protein has translation MKAAEAQSERLAESKAQLAARNATAAAQIDRITDRIETLGYGIEAGEATPEDEAEQAALIVNLKGWKAYKFALGKVTAQATWPTTPVWPTEPPIPEIAAAPMLAAEAEAE, from the coding sequence ATGAAGGCAGCGGAGGCCCAGTCTGAACGCCTGGCTGAATCTAAGGCGCAACTGGCTGCCAGAAACGCCACGGCCGCGGCGCAGATCGACCGCATCACCGACCGTATCGAAACCCTGGGCTACGGCATCGAGGCCGGCGAAGCCACGCCCGAGGATGAAGCCGAGCAGGCCGCATTGATCGTGAACTTGAAAGGTTGGAAGGCATACAAGTTCGCCCTGGGTAAAGTCACTGCGCAAGCGACCTGGCCGACCACGCCGGTCTGGCCCACGGAACCGCCAATCCCGGAGATTGCAGCAGCGCCAATGCTGGCCGCCGAAGCCGAAGCCGAGTAG
- a CDS encoding structural protein, which yields MPNTETRGVRNRNPGNIDYNPANQWQGQLPPNPALEKRFARFDTPENGIRALGKVLLTYQRKHGLKTVKAIISRWAPAVENDTAAYVRAVEASTGTRPGAEIDLNQAQVMAGFVKAIIHHENAGYEYPADVLDEGVRRALA from the coding sequence ATGCCGAACACAGAAACGCGCGGGGTGCGCAATAGAAACCCCGGCAACATCGACTACAACCCCGCCAACCAGTGGCAGGGCCAGCTCCCACCCAACCCAGCGCTTGAGAAGCGGTTCGCCAGGTTCGATACACCGGAGAACGGGATCCGAGCCCTGGGCAAGGTGCTGCTTACCTACCAGCGCAAGCACGGGTTGAAGACCGTGAAGGCGATCATCAGTCGCTGGGCACCGGCAGTAGAGAACGACACGGCCGCCTACGTGCGCGCCGTCGAGGCAAGCACTGGCACCCGGCCTGGGGCGGAGATCGACCTGAACCAAGCCCAGGTCATGGCCGGATTCGTCAAAGCGATCATCCATCACGAAAACGCAGGGTACGAATACCCGGCCGACGTGCTGGATGAGGGCGTGCGGCGGGCGCTGGCATGA
- a CDS encoding lysis system i-spanin subunit Rz: MSAVQKLAALMALAGLLIAAGAASAWKVQDWRYGKQLAEQAQLHQDDLAAISSAAAAQQRAEQDKRLALEQQLQASDQTHHRALTDAQRNQSRLRDRLATADLRLSVLLDAEDSAAGCPVSATPATGGVVHGTARARLDPAHAQRIVGITDDGDQGLIALQACQAYVRAINPGLSQ, encoded by the coding sequence ATGAGCGCGGTACAAAAGCTGGCCGCCCTGATGGCGCTGGCCGGCCTGCTGATCGCCGCCGGCGCCGCATCTGCCTGGAAAGTCCAGGACTGGCGCTATGGCAAGCAACTGGCCGAGCAGGCGCAGCTTCACCAGGATGACCTGGCCGCTATCAGCAGCGCGGCAGCTGCCCAGCAGCGTGCTGAGCAAGACAAACGCCTCGCCCTGGAGCAGCAGCTTCAGGCCAGCGATCAAACCCATCACAGAGCCCTGACCGATGCCCAACGTAATCAAAGCCGCCTGCGTGACCGCCTTGCTACTGCTGACCTGCGGCTGTCAGTCCTACTCGACGCCGAAGACAGTGCTGCCGGCTGCCCAGTGTCTGCCACCCCCGCCACCGGCGGAGTGGTTCATGGAACCGCACGCGCCCGACTTGACCCGGCGCATGCTCAACGAATTGTCGGCATCACCGACGACGGCGACCAAGGACTGATAGCCCTGCAGGCGTGCCAGGCGTATGTACGGGCAATTAATCCGGGTTTGAGTCAATGA
- a CDS encoding SOS response-associated peptidase, which translates to MCGRIAQYRGIHEFVAVLSMPGALVNTVGYQPLGRYNVPPTTQIALLHMENGALHADLLRWSWKPHWATNRAEPNARSEKVAHNPYYRAAWPNRAITPIDGWFEWLADEGGKQPYYIRRRDGLPSLCASIGHWPHADEPPREHDGFVIITADSAGGMVDIHDRRPVVLAPELAREWLDPATPKERAELMLMHQGEPSEAFEWFKVDHAAGNTKNQGAHLIDPVGEIHGGAFVNNG; encoded by the coding sequence ATGTGCGGACGTATCGCGCAGTACCGCGGCATTCACGAATTCGTGGCCGTCCTCAGCATGCCAGGGGCTCTGGTCAACACCGTCGGCTATCAACCGCTGGGGCGGTACAACGTGCCGCCAACAACGCAGATCGCCCTGCTCCACATGGAAAACGGCGCGCTACATGCTGACCTGCTCAGGTGGTCCTGGAAACCGCACTGGGCAACCAATCGAGCCGAACCCAATGCCCGCTCCGAAAAGGTCGCGCACAACCCCTATTACCGGGCTGCCTGGCCAAATAGAGCGATCACGCCGATAGACGGATGGTTTGAATGGCTGGCAGATGAAGGCGGAAAACAACCCTACTACATCCGGCGACGCGATGGCTTGCCCAGCCTGTGCGCGTCGATTGGCCATTGGCCGCATGCTGATGAGCCACCTCGGGAGCACGATGGCTTCGTGATCATCACAGCGGACTCCGCCGGCGGCATGGTCGATATTCACGATCGGCGGCCAGTAGTCCTGGCGCCTGAGCTGGCACGGGAATGGCTTGACCCGGCGACACCCAAGGAGCGGGCCGAGCTGATGCTGATGCACCAGGGCGAACCGTCCGAAGCGTTCGAGTGGTTCAAGGTCGACCACGCCGCGGGCAACACAAAGAACCAGGGAGCGCACTTGATCGACCCTGTCGGCGAGATTCATGGCGGCGCGTTCGTGAATAACGGCTGA
- a CDS encoding DUF3757 domain-containing protein translates to MGGSAPAKSEGAEWVGVLVDGVMEAVTNFEKSYFVLTHQGVDKVGFINSYIYVTSGGRYLNMHLDLGGNYKQVMWIGSSLSWKESRDFSSSIILECTDTYRDACSFYLR, encoded by the coding sequence ATGGGGGGGAGCGCGCCAGCTAAAAGTGAGGGTGCTGAATGGGTAGGTGTGTTGGTGGATGGTGTCATGGAAGCCGTTACCAACTTCGAGAAAAGCTACTTTGTGCTGACTCACCAAGGTGTCGATAAAGTTGGTTTTATAAATAGCTATATCTATGTGACCTCCGGGGGTAGATATTTGAATATGCATCTTGATCTCGGTGGCAATTACAAACAGGTCATGTGGATTGGGAGCTCGTTGTCATGGAAAGAGTCCCGAGATTTCTCCTCATCTATAATCCTGGAATGCACTGATACCTATAGAGATGCATGCAGTTTTTACTTGAGGTAA
- a CDS encoding NUDIX hydrolase, with translation MKSRATVICAHGGHILFVRKDRSKWSLPGGKVEPGESLAAAAIRELREETGLDASEPLYILEFEAGNVRHHVFEVAVANAGDARPLNEIAAVAWHAYGAASELDATAATKNIVSSFLRRL, from the coding sequence ATGAAGAGCAGAGCGACGGTTATTTGTGCACACGGAGGGCACATTCTTTTTGTACGCAAGGATCGCTCCAAATGGTCTTTACCGGGTGGCAAGGTCGAGCCTGGGGAGTCTCTCGCTGCTGCCGCGATACGTGAGTTGCGGGAAGAGACAGGGTTGGATGCCAGTGAGCCTCTTTATATCCTGGAGTTCGAAGCTGGCAATGTGCGGCATCACGTGTTCGAGGTGGCCGTGGCCAATGCCGGGGATGCCCGTCCCTTGAATGAAATTGCGGCCGTCGCTTGGCATGCCTATGGGGCTGCCAGCGAGCTGGATGCAACGGCCGCTACCAAAAATATTGTGAGTTCGTTTTTACGTCGTCTTTAA
- a CDS encoding lytic polysaccharide monooxygenase auxiliary activity family 9 protein, with the protein MNKPLVQLKHGRVLSPSSRGAVAVELGLLGIWQVNEMEGGKNFPDLVGGPFQKPYESDVASVVPPADGHILSGGKTDERDCLNFTNEEMSKKLGRAFSWPLLNVDPGQVFQVKWEYTASHVTRGYSWFITKDGWDPKQRISRAQLEPQAFFKDFYTQVPFDQHGDELKAKVEHQVTLPRNKKGHHVIVLAWIVADTGNAFYQAFDVDFK; encoded by the coding sequence ATGAATAAACCATTAGTTCAACTGAAGCACGGGCGTGTCCTGTCTCCCTCCAGTCGTGGCGCTGTCGCCGTCGAGCTGGGGCTGCTCGGCATCTGGCAGGTCAACGAGATGGAAGGTGGCAAAAACTTCCCGGACCTAGTGGGTGGACCTTTCCAGAAACCATACGAGAGCGATGTCGCCAGCGTTGTGCCACCGGCTGATGGGCATATCCTCAGCGGCGGCAAGACCGACGAGCGTGATTGCCTCAACTTCACCAATGAAGAAATGTCGAAGAAGCTTGGCCGTGCATTCTCCTGGCCGTTGCTCAACGTCGACCCGGGGCAGGTGTTCCAGGTCAAGTGGGAGTACACCGCTTCTCATGTGACCCGCGGCTACAGCTGGTTCATCACCAAAGATGGCTGGGATCCGAAACAGCGTATCAGCCGTGCGCAACTGGAGCCGCAAGCCTTTTTCAAGGACTTCTATACGCAAGTTCCCTTTGACCAACACGGCGATGAACTGAAGGCCAAGGTCGAACATCAAGTGACCCTGCCCAGGAACAAGAAAGGCCATCACGTGATTGTGCTGGCGTGGATTGTCGCCGACACCGGCAATGCGTTCTATCAGGCATTCGACGTCGACTTCAAATAA
- a CDS encoding DUF2214 family protein gives MLMHWFLAAVHLLAFAVAFAAVLNRGTALRRVVTEGADVRRALLADNGWGLAAAVLLITGLLRAFAGYEKGTDYYLHQPLFHIKMTLFVIILLLEILPMVVLIKWRIALGRGASIDTGRATLFARISHLQALLIVLMVVAASGMARGVMLGQS, from the coding sequence ATGCTCATGCACTGGTTTCTCGCAGCCGTACACCTGTTGGCCTTTGCTGTCGCCTTTGCGGCGGTGCTCAATCGTGGTACGGCGTTGCGTCGCGTGGTCACCGAGGGGGCGGACGTGCGCCGGGCGCTGCTGGCCGATAACGGCTGGGGGCTGGCCGCGGCAGTGTTATTGATTACGGGTTTGTTGCGGGCCTTCGCCGGCTACGAAAAAGGTACGGATTACTACCTGCATCAGCCGCTGTTTCACATCAAGATGACCTTGTTCGTCATCATCCTGTTGCTCGAAATATTGCCGATGGTGGTGCTGATCAAATGGCGAATCGCCCTGGGGCGCGGGGCGTCGATCGATACCGGCCGCGCCACGTTGTTTGCGCGCATCAGCCACCTGCAGGCGCTGCTGATTGTGCTGATGGTGGTGGCGGCCAGCGGCATGGCGCGTGGAGTCATGCTCGGCCAGTCATGA
- the csrA gene encoding carbon storage regulator CsrA: protein MLILTRKVGESINIGDDITITILGVSGQQVRIGINAPKDVAVHREEIYQRIQAGLTAPDKRETP, encoded by the coding sequence ATGCTGATACTCACCCGCAAAGTCGGTGAAAGCATAAATATCGGTGACGACATCACGATCACCATTCTGGGCGTTAGCGGCCAGCAAGTCCGGATTGGCATCAATGCCCCGAAAGACGTTGCAGTCCATCGCGAAGAAATCTACCAACGGATCCAAGCCGGCCTCACCGCCCCGGACAAACGCGAAACCCCTTGA
- a CDS encoding SPOR domain-containing protein, with protein MMMAVLALAGCGEGKKVEVDKKVAPVVQAQPPQAATKPQWDVLVVGTLPQATSDLAGWLIEHGIISYVVVEKGKDRVLIGPFDSQAEAEAKKAELVEKLTKAKKRNIEPQVIEHRVAQ; from the coding sequence ATGATGATGGCGGTCCTGGCATTGGCGGGATGCGGTGAGGGCAAGAAGGTCGAGGTCGACAAGAAGGTGGCGCCGGTCGTCCAGGCACAGCCGCCGCAGGCCGCCACGAAACCGCAATGGGATGTGCTGGTCGTCGGCACCCTGCCTCAGGCGACGAGCGATCTGGCCGGCTGGCTGATCGAACACGGGATCATTTCCTATGTCGTCGTCGAAAAGGGCAAGGATCGGGTGCTGATCGGTCCGTTCGATTCCCAGGCCGAAGCCGAAGCCAAGAAAGCCGAACTGGTCGAGAAGCTGACCAAGGCCAAGAAGCGCAATATCGAACCGCAAGTGATCGAGCACCGCGTCGCGCAGTAA